The following coding sequences are from one Biomphalaria glabrata chromosome 8, xgBioGlab47.1, whole genome shotgun sequence window:
- the LOC106052485 gene encoding protocadherin alpha-13-like — MKLHIVLVLAALGSQMLPVESQSRKSITFNLEEEKEVGTLVGNVADESGLRNEVTQDVFDRFKYQILSSDGIRVTSLLSINNKTGALNTIARIDREKVCDSSAPTCALTFDVTVQQEVSIYKFISVTVVIEDINDNAPSFPSPQLSLSMSEAEQIGSELTIPPATDKDVGVNANLSYWMDKSNVFELKVEKLVDASSLKLILQQNLDRETQSTYNLVIYAKDGTTSSALTGTLSVMVSVLDVNDNSPIFIQPLFNFSIWETTTVASVVGSINATDSDAGENGRVSYQFSSLTSSKVLQMFALNADTGAVSVKSDLMYETMKFQAVVEARDHGASPRSSQAMLVINVLDVGNKPPKLSLTLAETLVNGSLLLPEDIPIGSFVGTLKYVDNDEGNNGDVACTSMNPQFLLQVIEDHGYAIEVRSQLDRESQPEINVVLKCSDRGSPILSAFVNLTVRLKDVNDNSPQFTDTSSKVKIAENIPKRANLIRVSANDADEGVNKDFFYQLAVNSSNAFSVDPSSGWVSTIAPLDREMTPVIFLTVLAIDRGVPPLTGSTTVTVFVDDVNDNTPSITRTEYQLKENEPQGSFVGQIMAEDDDDGLNAQYTFSLVSDPSSSFLVSESGVISTTKSFDREEVDQYTILVSVKDGGSPSLSSTSTLTIAITDDNDHSPYILYPTPTNDSINISANLSPGSVIARVVASDADLDNNAKLLYIIAEGNPNNLFSIDNATGTIFVAKRLSQNRGSELRLTISVQDGGNPRLNNETSLHISIDFSNATLLSDAAVMDQKYVIIAGIIAGITVIITIIIVTIIIILKRTDLGRCSEPNLKAKDPNHRHCPLPKDATEVGLHSIPNYLIGSSDKETGFGDGNVKSRDPNMSFESFKTTGSGNTFKQAPTMLTKDILDTASFTLYSETRKRAASDDHHSDSSGDVTTSDSGKGASDVEEVSQGGTPPINNYSNGNLAPNLLAPRVPPREPVTAGALPLTQRSTFGLMQTRDYSSLGDLTRSDRVYVAQNDLDKSRKIANKVRFTLDDEHQGSKPSHAFADLHRNIPVNQPGYGTPYMMNIGPKSDNVSGLTHIPPTAHQNGRIHGQPRYDLRDRANKSAISVPLSRDAIARHDRLQNQPLKQHSLLSPNGYPPMHQQQPHQQYSHRHLPLAALNHSIDEDDDDGSTTTSGSYAIDHVDENLSNSVEC; from the exons ATGAAGCTGCACATTGTCTTAGTCTTGGCTGCTTTGGGCTCTCAGATGCTTCCAGTCGAGTCGCAAAGCAGAAAGAGCATCACTTTCAACTTGGAGGAAGAGAAGGAGGTTGGCACGCTCGTTGGTAACGTAGCAGACGAGAGCGGGCTTAGGAACGAGGTGACACAGGACGTCTTTGACCGGTTCAAGTATCAAATTTTGAGCTCGGATGGCATCAGAGTAACGTCCCTTCTGAGCATAAACAACAAAACGGGGGCTCTGAACACGATCGCCCGAATCGACAGGGAAAAAGTGTGTGACTCGTCTGCTCCGACTTGCGCTTTGACGTTCGACGTTACCGTCCAGCAGGAAGTGTCCATCTACAAGTTCATCAGCGTCACAGTGGTGATCGAGGACATCAACGACAACGCCCCGAGCTTCCCATCACCCCAGCTCTCTCTGAGTATGTCTGAAGCCGAGCAGATAGGAAGCGAGTTGACCATTCCGCCGGCTACTGACAAGGACGTTGGTGTCAACGCCAACCTTTCGTACTGGATGGACAAAAGCAATGTCTTTGAGCTAAAGGTAGAGAAACTCGTGGACGCTTCGTCCCTGAAGCTAATCCTTCAGCAGAACCTTGACAGGGAGACTCAATCCACGTACAATTTAGTCATCTATGCCAAAGACGGAACCACCAGCTCTGCTTTAACGGGCACTCTTTCAGTTATGGTAAGCGTATTGGACGTCAATGACAATAGTCCAATCTTTATCCAACCTTTGTTCAATTTTTCTATTTGGGAGACCACTACAGTCGCAAGCGTAGTCGGATCAATAAACGCAACAGATTCTGATGCTGGAGAAAACGGTCGGGTCTCTTACCAATTTAGCTCTCTGACTTCGAGTAAAGTTCTGCAGATGTTCGCCCTGAATGCCGACACTGGCGCCGTCAGTGTTAAATCGGACCTTATGTATGAGACGATGAAGTTCCAAGCTGTggttgaagccagagaccacgGAGCATCGCCCAGATCTTCTCAAGCAATGCTGGTTATCAATGTGCTAGATGTCGGGAATAAGCCTCCAAAGCTTTCTCTTACACTAGCTGAGACTTTAGTAAATGGCAGTCTCTTACTGCCGGAAGACATCCCCATAGGATCTTTCGTAGGGACTTTGAAATATGTAGACAATGATGAAGGCAATAACGGGGATGTGGCTTGCACATCTATGAACCCACAGTTTCTATTGCAGGTAATCGAGGATCATGGTTACGCCATCGAAGTCAGAAGCCAGCTGGACAGGGAGAGCCAGCCCGAGATAAACGTGGTTCTCAAATGCTCAGATCGAGGCTCGCCCATCTTGTCCGCGTTTGTCAATCTCACTGTTAGGTTGAAGGATGTGAATGACAACAGTCCGCAGTTTACTGACACTTCCAGCAAGGTCAAAATAGCAGAGAACATTCCAAAGAGGGCAAATCTGATCAGGGTCTCCGCCAATGACGCGGACGAGGGTGTAAATAAGGACTTCTTTTACCAGCTCGCTGTAAACTCGAGCAACGCTTTCTCTGTCGATCCATCATCTGGATGGGTATCGACCATAGCTCCACTGGATAGAGAAATGACGCCAGTTATTTTTCTGACAGTTTTGGCCATCGATCGTGGGGTTCCACCCCTTACTGGAAGTACTACAGTGACCGTTTTTGTTGACGACGTCAATGATAACACGCCGTCTATCACCAGGACAGAGTATCAACTTAAAGAGAACGAACCCCAAGGCTCTTTCGTAGGACAAATTATGGCTGAAGATGACGATGATGGTCTTAATGCTCAGTACACTTTTAGCCTCGTTTCCGATCCGTCCAGCAGTTTCTTGGTGTCCGAGTCCGGCGTTATATCCACTACAAAATCATTTGACAGAGAAGAAGTTGACCAGTACACGATACTCGTTTCTGTTAAAGACGGAGGCAGTCCGTCTCTCAGCAGCACCTCCACCTTGACCATAGCCATAACGGACGATAATGACCATTCCCCTTATATCCTATACCCTACCCCTACGAACGACTCCATCAACATCAGCGCCAACCTTTCCCCAGGAAGCGTCATTGCTAGAGTCGTTGCATCAGACGCTGACTTGGACAATAACGCTAAGCTGCTCTACATCATCGCCGAAGGAAACCCCAACAACCTTTTCAGCATTGACAACGCAACGGGCACAATCTTCGTGGCCAAGAGGCTCTCCCAGAACCGAGGCAGTGAGTTGAGGCTGACCATCTCTGTCCAAGACGGAGGCAATCCTCGTCTTAACAATGAAACCTCTCTTCACATCAGTATAGACTTCTCCAACGCCACTCTGCTCAGCGATGCAGCGGTCATGGATCAGAAGTATGTCATCATCGCGGGCATCATTGCTGGAATCACagtcatcatcaccatcataaTCGTCACCATCATTATAATTCTCAAACGCACGGATCTCGGCAGATGTTCAGAGCCTAATCTAAAAGCCAAAGATCCTAACCACAGACATTGCCCTCTTCCCAAAGACGCTACGGAAGTCGGCCTTCATAGTATTCCCAATTACTTAATTGGATCCTCGGACAAAGAGACGGGGTTTGGAGACGGGAACGTCAAATCACGTGACCCGAACATGTCCTTCGAGAGCTTTAAGACGACCGGAAGTGGAAACACATTCAAACAGGCTCCCACAATGTTGACCAAAGATATTCTGGATACAGCCAGTTTCACCTTGTATTCTGAG acaAGGAAAAGAGCAGCCAGCGATGATCATCACAGCGATTCATCAGGTGATGTCACTACCAGTGACAGTGGGAAAGGTGCTAGTGATGTGGAAGAGGTCTCACAAGGAG GAACCCCACCTATCAATAACTACAGCAATGGGAACTTGGCTCCGAACCTTTTGGCTCCTCGCGTGCCTCCTAGGGAACCTGTGACTGCTGGGGCCCTTCCCCTAACGCAGCGATCAACGTTTGGTCTTATGCAAACACGTGACTACAGCAGCCTGGGAGATCTGACTCGCTCGGACCGTGTCTACGTGGCTCAGAACGACTTAGACAAGTCTAGAAAGATAGCCAACAAAGTCCGATTTACATTGGACGACGAGCACCAAGGCTCTAAACCATCTCACGCTTTTGCCGACCTGCACAGAAATATTCCGGTGAACCAGCCTGGCTATGGCACCCCCTACATGATGAACATTGGACCCAAAAGTGACAACGTCTCGGGGCTGACCCACATTCCTCCCACAGCGCATCAGAACGGGAGGATCCACGGGCAGCCTCGCTACGACCTGCGCGATCGTGCTAACAAATCAGCCATTTCAGTCCCCTTGAGCAGAGACGCCATAGCCAGACACGACCGTCTTCAGAATCAACCGCTGAAGCAGCATTCACTCTTGTCGCCTAATGGATACCCTCCAATGCATCAGCAGCAGCCACACCAGCAGTATTCACACAGACACCTGCCACTGGCTGCGCTCAACCACAGCATTGATGAGGATGATGACGATGGCTCCACCACAACGTCTGGCAGTTACGCGATAGATCATGTCGATGAAAACCTCAGCAACTCAGTGGAATGTTAG